One region of Solanum pennellii chromosome 6, SPENNV200 genomic DNA includes:
- the LOC107023920 gene encoding uncharacterized protein LOC107023920, translated as MIMGSGGKGMLEKVKRFVKIIYFMVAMLASLLVLSAPLIVAIGDVLVPSVLISSFTCVKCYSFKEHLRRYAFKSSLTDIPIVSIVRSLIITCVYSLCDGPALSHGPYLGTVTFCSIISVILLSIKACVFSVNSYLEVEASSSISRQRLHLKKSWGMPVLFLSSVVFALGHTVIAYRTSCRARRKLLFHRVDPEAVLPCKVVFSAYNKVPRSPTPTGKTRTESDMRRKLAGSAHEEGEVPAILLADVDSSFISCLGLSVHYKLCLPGSPYRSLSSTPSSATPLHVLSKSDYRIRRSHSTQFHSHTLSMPLLDVSPTSPVPSEEIPTFCLDETGDEDDVGKVGCSFPVRDVEGNNQFGIVLVHGFGGGVFSWRNVMDDLAQQVGCAVIAFDRPGWGLTSRPRQRDWEENQLPNPYKIDSQVDLLLSFCSDMGFTSVVLVGHDDGGLLALKAAQRVQSSTNSINVHIKGIVLLDVSLSRELVPAFARILLRTSLGKKHLVRPLLRTEITQVVNRRAWYDATKLTTDVLSLYKAPLCVEGWDEALHEIGKLSSETVLSPENAAQLLKTVESIPVMVIGGAEDALVSIKSVQVMASKLVNSRLVAISGCGHLPHEECPKALLAAMSPFINRILVEPQQQHQ; from the exons ATGATAATGGGTTCCGGGGGAAAAGGAATGTTGGAGAAGGTGAAGAGGTTTGTGAAGATTATATATTTCATGGTGGCGATGTTGGCATCGTTATTGGTACTATCGGCGCCACTGATTGTGGCAATTGGGGATGTTTTGGTACCAAGTGTGTTGATTTCGAGCTTTACATGCGTTAAATGTTACAGTTTTAAAGAACATTTGCGTAGATATGCCTTCAAAAGCTCATTGACGGACATTCCTATCGTTTCTATCGTCAGATCTCTAATCATCACCT GTGTTTATTCTCTGTGTGATGGCCCTGCTCTTTCACATGGACCATACCTCGGAACGGTTACATTCTGTTCCATCATTTCCGTCATTCTTCTGTCTATCAAAGCTTGTGTTTTCTCTGTCAATTCATATCTGGAGGTTGAAGCTTCATCTTCTATCTCAAGGCAAAGGCTTCATTTGAAAAAGTCATGGGGGATGCCTGTGTTGTTTCTTTCTTCAGTGGTCTTTGCTCTTGGACATACTGTAATTGCTTACAGAACAAGCTGTCGAGCAAGAAGGAAGCTTTTATTTCACCGAGTTGACCCAGAAGCT GTCCTTCCTTGCAAAGTTGTTTTCTCTGCATACAATAAGGTACCACGATCTCCAACTCCGACGGGTAAAACAAGAACTGAGAGTGATATGAGGAGAAAACTTGCAGGATCGGCTCATGAGGAGGGGGAAGTCCCTGCTATATTACTTGCTGATGTTGACAGTTCATTCATTTCTTGCCTTGGGCTCTCTGTTCATTACAAACTTTGCTTGCCTGGTTCACCTTACCGTTCTTTGTCTTCCACACCTTCTTCTGCTACCCCGTTGCATGTTTTGTCAAAAAGCGATTATCGTATTCGGAGGAGCCACAGCACTCAATTTCATTCCCACACTCTCTCTATGCCTCTTTTAGATGTGTCTCCAACTTCCCCAGTTCCATCTGAAGAAATCCCTACTTTTTGCCTAGATGAAACTGGTGATGAAGATGATGTTGGTAAGGTGGGATGTTCATTCCCAGTACGAGATGTTGAAGGGAATAATCAGTTTGGAATTGTTCTAGTGCATGGTTTTGGAGGTGGGGTTTTCTCTTGGAGAAATGTGATGGATGACTTAGCCCAACAGGTCGGTTGTGCAGTCATAGCATTCGACAGGCCAGGATGGGGATTGACATCTAGGCCACGTCAGAGAGACTGGGAAGAGAATCAATTGCCTAATCCCTACAAGATTGATAGCCAG GTTGATCTGCTTCTCTCGTTTTGTTCGGATATGGGTTTTACTTCAGTTGTACTTGTTGGCCATGATGATGGTGGATTGCTTGCACTGAAGGCTGCACAAAGAGTTCAATCATCCACTAATTCAATTAAT GTCCATATTAAGGGGATTGTATTACTGGATGTTAGCCTGTCGAGAGAACTGGTTCCAGCTTTTGCAAGGATATTATTGCGTACTTCTCTTGGAAAAAAACACTTGGTGCGTCCACTGTTGCGAACAGAAATTACTCAAGTTGTTAATAGACGTGCATGGTATGATGCCACCAAGTTGACAACTGATGTTTTGAGCCTATACAAG GCGCCGTTATGTGTAGAAGGATGGGATGAAGCACTTCATGAGATAGGAAAACTTTCATCTGAGACAGTCCTCTCACCAGAAAATGCGGCACAATTGCTAAAAACAGTTGAAAGTATACCAGTTATGGTGATCGGAGGAGCTGAAGATGCACTTGTATCTATAAAATCTGTTCAAGTGATGGCATCAAAACTTGTAAATTCG AGACTGGTTGCCATATCGGGCTGTGGACATCTTCCACATGAGGAATGTCCAAAAGCATTGCTAGCAGCTATGTCGCCATTCATCAATAGAATTTTAGTGGAACCACAACAGCAACATCAATAG
- the LOC107021632 gene encoding uncharacterized protein LOC107021632 — MKKAAAILLVLLFATVANSSQKDGLLSNGNFELGPKPSQMKGTKVVDRHAIPNWEISGYVEYIKSGQTQGDMLLPVPQGDYAVRLGEDASIKTKVKVTKGIFYSISFVFARTCAQEEKLNVSVSPNSEPNDWGMLPLQTMYSSEGWDSYSWGFLAEADEIDIVIHNPAVEKDPACGPLIDFVALKALKTPKRPRGNMMKNGNFEEGPYIFPNTTWGVLIPPNIEDDHSPLLGWMIESLKAVKYIDSEHFHVPQGKRAVELVAGRESAIAQVVRTRPGKIYDLLFSIGDASNSCEGSMLVEAFAGKITMQFPYESKGKGGFKRARLRFTAISPRTRVRFLSTYYHMKSDNSGSLCGPVVDDVRLVGVRNPHLP, encoded by the exons ATGAAGAAGGCTGCAGCCATATTGTTGGTGCTGCTCTTTGCCACTGTTGCTAATTCATCTCAAAAGGATG GATTATTGTCAAACGGCAACTTCGAGCTAGGTCCAAAACCATCGCAAATGAAAGGCACAAAAGTAGTAGACCGTCACGCAATTCCCAACTGGGAAATCTCAGGCTACGTCGAATACATAAAATCAGGGCAAACACAAGGCGACATGCTACTTCCAGTGCCGCAAGGAGATTACGCAGTTAGGCTGGGTGAAGACGCATCTATTAAGACCAAAGTGAAAGTTACAAAAGGGATTTTCTATTCAATTTCATTTGTGTTTGCTAGAACTTGTGCGCAAGAAGAGAAATTGAATGTTTCCGTTTCCCCTAATTCTGAGCCGAATGATTGGGGAATGCTGCCATTGCAGACAATGTACAGTTCCGAAGGATGGGATTCGTATTCATGGGGATTTTTGGCCGAAGCAGATGAAATTGATATTGTGATTCATAATCCAGCTGTAGAGAAGGACCCGGCTTGTGGCCCGCTTATTGATTTCGTCGCTCTTAAGGCTTTGAAAACACCCAAAAGACCTAGAG GCAACATGATGAAAAATGGTAACTTTGAAGAGGGTCCATACATTTTCCCAAATACAACATGGGGTGTTCTAATTCCTCCCAACATTGAAGATGATCATTCTCCATTACTAGGATGGATGATTGAATCTCTCAAAGCTGTAAAATACATCGATTCTGAACACTTCCACGTGCCCCAGGGCAAACGAGCCGTCGAGCTCGTGGCCGGAAGAGAGAGTGCCATAGCACAAGTTGTGAGGACAAGACCAggaaaaatatatgatttacttTTCTCAATTGGTGATGCTAGCAACTCTTGTGAAGGATCAATGCTTGTTGAGGCATTTGCTGGAAAAATTACAATGCAATTTCCTTATGAATCTAAAGGTAAAGGTGGATTCAAAAGGGCTAGGCTTAGATTCACCGCAATTTCACCACGCACAAGAGTGAGGTTTTTGAGCACGTATTATCATATGAAGAGTGATAATTCGGGTTCCTTGTGTGGTCCTGTGGTCGATGATGTGAGATTGGTAGGAGTTCGCAATCCCCACCTTCCATAG